The proteins below are encoded in one region of Cygnus olor isolate bCygOlo1 chromosome 19, bCygOlo1.pri.v2, whole genome shotgun sequence:
- the LOC121057455 gene encoding lipocalin-like isoform X1: MTVLKRNDQSSQHTNSCFSGFRSSDDGLEERSGISHNHGEDVPSCRLLDTDYSNHILLSDREYQGRIISVLFLYSRDAEAKPHMLEKFRDTMSQMGLSEEQMIVLPKTEECTPPSE; the protein is encoded by the exons ATGACAGTCCTAAAAAGAAATGATCAATCTAGTCAACACACAAACTCCT GCTTTTCAGGGTTTAGGAGCTCTGATGATGGTCTTGAGGAAAGAAGTGGCATTTCTCACAACCACG GGGAAGatgtccccagctgcaggctgctaGATACGGACTACAGCAACCACATCCTCCTCAGTGACCGCGAGTACCAGGGGCGGATCATCTCAGTGCTGTTTCTCTACA GCAGGGATGCTGAAGCGAAACCCCACATGTTAGAGAAATTCAGAGACACCATGAGCCAGATGGGGCTTTCTGAGGAGCAGATGATTGTGCTGCCCAAGACCG aagagtGCACCCCGCCATCCGAGTAG
- the LOC121057455 gene encoding uncharacterized protein LOC121057455 isoform X2: protein MGLGQASCVRSCTQPCMAASGGLGALGMGRLSPCPMGGDALSSPLPIPHLTHPSMAHSPLPSPCPLPGGTELSPCQRCVPLLSPAGEDVPSCRLLDTDYSNHILLSDREYQGRIISVLFLYSRDAEAKPHMLEKFRDTMSQMGLSEEQMIVLPKTEECTPPSE, encoded by the exons atggggctggggcaggccaGTTGCGTGAGAAGCTGTACGCAGCCTTGCATGGCAGCTTCTGGAGGCCTGGGAGCCCTGGGCATGGGGAGGCTCAGCCCGTGCCCGATGGGAGGCGATGCCCTGAGCTCACCCCTCCCTATCCCACACCTAACACATCCCTCCATGGCTCACAGTCCTCTCCCATCTCCCTGCCCCCTGCCAGGGGGCACGGAGCTCTCTCCTTGCCAGCGCTGTGtccctctgctttctcctgcagGGGAAGatgtccccagctgcaggctgctaGATACGGACTACAGCAACCACATCCTCCTCAGTGACCGCGAGTACCAGGGGCGGATCATCTCAGTGCTGTTTCTCTACA GCAGGGATGCTGAAGCGAAACCCCACATGTTAGAGAAATTCAGAGACACCATGAGCCAGATGGGGCTTTCTGAGGAGCAGATGATTGTGCTGCCCAAGACCG aagagtGCACCCCGCCATCCGAGTAG
- the LOC121057602 gene encoding olfactory receptor 2A25-like: MSPESLQGGNLSSPTSFLLLGFSSAYKAQVALCLGFSLIYLVTLLGNLLIMNLVWLDAHLHSPMYYFLGHLSFLDICYSTVTVPKILKDSFSPQKTISFVGCITQIYFFLCFGGSECVLLAAMAYDRYLAICRPLHYAALMSKKVCHCLVAVSWLSGSFSSLIQAFLTAHLHFCGSSVINHLFCEIPFLLNVSCSPNARLNKAVLYALAGTIAMGSFLLTLMSYVHILWAVLQKGAGGQKAFATCTSHLTVVFLFFGAGAIAYLLPHSSTSKEMGKVLALLYTIITPMLNPIIYSLRNNEVQGAIRKALHRVLSQRSTKDTGRAAEQPLPSPCTEGSC; encoded by the coding sequence ATGAGTCCCGAATCCCTGCAGGGGGGAAATCTCAGCAGCCCCACCTCATTCCTTCTCTTGGGGTTTTCCAGTGCCTACAAAGCACAGGTGGCCCTCTGCCTGGGTTTCTCGCTCATTTACCTGGTGACTCTGCTGGGGAACCTGCTCATAATGAACCTCGTCTGGCTGGACGCTCACCTGCACTCCCCCATGTATTACTTCCTGGGCCACCTCTCCTTCCTGGATATCTGCTACTCCACCGTCACAGTCCCTAAGATCCTCAAGGACTCCTTCTCACCACAGAAGACCATTTCCTTTGTGGGCTGCATCACACAGATCTacttcttcctttgctttgggGGCTCTGAGTGTGTGCTCCTGGCTGCCATGGCCTACGATCGGTACCTGGCCATCTGCCGCCCCCTTCACTATGCAGCGCTCATGAGCAAGAAGGTTTGCCACTGCTTAGTGGCTGTTTCATGGTTGAGCGGCTCCTTCTCGTCTCTGATCCAGGCCTTTCTCACAGCCCACTTACACTTCTGTGGGTCCAGTGTCATCAATCACTTGTTCTGTGAGATACCCTTCTTGCTGAATGTGTCCTGCAGCCCTAATGCTCGCCTCAACAAGGCTGTCCTGTATGCTTTGGCTGGGACTATTGCCATGGGCTCTTTCCTCCTTACTCTCATGTCGTATGTTCACATCCTCTGGGCTGTCCTCCAGAAGGGAGCAGGGGGGCAGAAGGCCTTTGCCACCTGCACCTCCCACCTGACTGTGGTGTTCCTGTTCTTTGGTGCTGGGGCCATTGCCTACCTGCTGCCGcactccagcacctccaagGAGATGGGCAAGGTCCTCGCCCTGCTGTACACCATCATAACCCCCATGTTGAATCCCATCATTTACAGCTTGAGAAATAATGAAGTCCAGGGGGCCATCAGGAAAGCCCTGCACAGGGTGTTGTCACAGAGATCCACCAAGGACACAGGCAGGGCTGcggagcagcccctgccctcacCATGCACGGAGGGCAGCTGCTGA